Within the Bacteroidota bacterium genome, the region TGACTGATCTTTGACCTTTACTTGAAATAAATATATGGATAATCGCATTCAGGATGAGTCAAAATTAATTATTTTTGAAGGTATCTATTATATATTATTATATATAATATATTAATTATCAATTATTTAATTAAAATATTTCGAAGTATTCTATGATTAAAGACAACCTTTTTCAATTAATTCATTCGCTTAATAAGTCGGAGAAACGCTACTTCAAGGTTTATTCTTCCCTACACGGCGGCAAAAAAAATTACCTGAAATTATTTAATGCTGTAGGGAAGCAAAAAAAACCGGATGAAGGGCAGCTAAAAAAAATGCTTTCAGGGGAACCACTTGCCAGGAATATACATGTTGCAAAAAAGTACTTCCGGGAAAACCGGAAGCAGTAAAATAAGAGATCTTTCCGCTGATATGGAAATGCTGCATGAAAAAGGATTAACACAATTAAGAGATAAAACACTGCAAAAAATAAAGTCCCTTGCAAATACATACGAACAGTATGAAGCAGGGTTAGATCTTTTACATAAAGAATGGACCTATAATTCATTACAGAGCGACAGTGCTGTTTACAACGAACACAAGCAATTAACCGAAAAAACAATAGTACTCCGCAAGTATAGTTTCCTCACAAATTCAGTATTGGCACTATTAAAAAAAGGAGTGCTCAGGAATGAAAAACTGAAAAGACAATGGATTAAAATAATCCAGGACCCGGTTATGAAGAATGAACCCGAAGGCTACCGCGAAAAACATTACTACCATCAGATCCTAATGTTATATAATGAGCGGATAAATAATTTTAAACGGAGCACGTTTCACACAGAAGCCTTATTGAAAAACCTCGAATCACGGCCCGATCTGTTGATCGAGAACAAAATAAAATATTTTGGTGTACTGGTCAATCTCACCTCGCAACGCTGTCAGAATAAGGAATTAGAGAAAGCAATGGAAATGATGACACAACTCCTGAAAATACATGATTGGAACTTAAACGGCATAGAAAGAAAATACCTGGTAAATTGCACGGCCCTTTCGTATTGTAATTTACTGGCGGGCTTTACCTCGCTTGGCTATATTAAAGAAGGCTTGCAGATTGCAATACAGGCTGAAAACTATATTAAGAAAAACAGTCCCGAAACCAGGTATAACCTATCTCTCTTATTGAACTTATCGGTCATCTATTTAATTTCAGGGAATTATAAGGAGGCGCGTAAATGGAATACGACCTTATTAAATGAATCAACACAGGATTTCAGGGAAGATGTACTTGCTCTTTCAAGAATATTGAACCTGATCATTCATTATGAGCTAAAGAATGATGAACTATTACCCTATCAGATCCGTTCTACCTATCGCTTCCTGTTTAAACGAAAAATATTGTATAAAACAGAAGATGCCATACTCCGGTTTATCCGGAGTAAATTACCCCATGCAAATTCGCGGAAAAAACTTTTAGCTTATTTCAAAGAATTAAAAAAAGAACTGGAAGAAATAACAAAAGATCCCTATGAAGTAAAAATATTGGATTCTTTCGACCTGATCTCCTGGCTGGATTCCAAGATACAGAACCGTCCGTTCACTGATATTATAAAAGAAAAGGCGTTGAAAAAAGTAATGAGATAATTTGATCTACGATACCTTTACTTCGGAATCAGAAGATGGATCATTGGGCTTATACAGGTAACGGATGGTCGGTTGACGCGGTTCAACAGGGGTGTCATCAACTACCGACATTCCACTATCATCATCTTCGTCATCATCAGCTTCATTTTCCCAGTCGAACTTTTCGCGCTGTGGGCCTTCTTTACGAAGGAAGAAGGCGATAATGAAACCGGCCACAGCGCCCAGTAAATGGGATTCCCAGGATATTTTTGGCTGCAAAGGTAAAACTCCCCATATCAAACTGCCGTATAAAAATATCATAAGCAGGGAAAGTGCCATCAGGCTTTGCTTACGCCTGAATAAGCCGCTGTAAAACAGAAAACAGACAAAGCTGTAGATCAAACCGCTGGCACCTACATGGTAGGCATCACGGCCTGCGATCCATACCCACACCCCGGTTGAAATATACACCCAGAAGAAAGCAGAAAACGCGACCTCATAGTAAAAGTAAAATATGATCAAACCAAGAAACAATAAGGGAACTGAATTAGAGATTAGATGTGAATAACTAGCATGAATGAACGGACTTAAAATAATACCTACCAAACCCGAAAACCTGCGCGGATAAATTCCATAACGCACAAGGTTAAGATCGAACGCTTCATCGGCAAAACGTACAGCCCACAGCATAACAATGAACAGCAGCGGAAAGGATACTATCCTGAAGAACTGGCGCGTATTCGGGTGAAAGCCCATAGAAAAAAGTTTCAAGTTTATTACTATTTATACTTAATTTCAGTCAAAATGGTTATACTAAATATGATAAATTCCAATTTAAACGTTAAAATCTGTTAAAAATGCATTGCTGTTGATATTTTAATTTACTTATTTGTACCTTAGTATCAACTTCTTTGCCAGAAAATATGGTTATAAAGTTTCTCTATAATATCTTATTATTTGTTTTTGCCGGCAACAATAGTGGCTTGCCCGGTCTTTCTGTTGATAATCCGAATGCTCCTGTTGTTAATGAAACCCACTCCCCTGTTAAGATATCCCACATTGTTGCCAAAAAGGACAGTGTCAGTCAAACACAGATACCTATTATTATTTTCAAACTCATCAACACTAATCACCAGAATGCCCCTAAAAGTACGGGGTCTCTTAAAAATGCCGGTAAGGTAGCCCGAACCGCTAACAACCATCTGCCTACCGGAAAGATCTGATTTCCCCCTTGCTTCGACTCTGCCCGGCACCCCGAAAATCAACTTTTGTATTCACCAAAAACTTTCCGCATCACATCGGCAATTTCACCAAGCGTCGCGTAACTTTCACATGCCGATAGAATGGTCGGCATCAGGTTAGTAGTCCCCCGGGCATCAGCCCCGAGCTTGTTTAACAAGGCCGCGACTTTCTCATTATCACGCTCCCCTTTTACTTTTTTAATTTTTTCTATTTGCTGCAAACGAACAGAATCATCTATGGTAAACACATTTTGCAATGGCTTTTCCTCCGTTTCAAATTTATTCTGACCAACAATTATTTTTTCATTCTTCTGAATTTCGCTCTGGTACTTATAGGACGAGGCGGCTATTTCCTGCTGTATATAGCCCTGTTCAATAGCGCTTACCGAACCTCCCATAGCATCAATTTTACGAATGTACTCCCATGCCTGCTCTTCCACCTCGTTGGTCAATGCCTCCACAAAATAAGAGCCCGCCAATGGATCTACAGTATCCGCTGCTCCGCTTTCGTAAGCGATAATCTGCTGTGTGCGTAAAGCTATGCGCGCCGCCTCTTCCGTAGGCAGGGCAATGGCCTCGTCAAAACCATTGGTGTGCAATGATTGTGTTCCACCCAAAACCGCGGAAAGTGCCTGTATGGTTACCCTGGTAATATTATTGTGCGGCTGCTGCGCGGTAAGAGTTGAACCACCTGTTTGTGTATGAAAACGCAGCATCTGCGCACGCGGATCCGTCGCGCCTAATTCTTTAGTTATTTTAGCCCACATCCGGCGTGCCGCCCTGAACTTTGCCACTTCTTCAAAAAGGTTATTATGTGCATTAAAGAAAAATGATAACCGCTTGGCAAACATGTTGATATCAAGCCCTTTCTCAATTGTTGCTTTAAGATATGCCTTTCCATTTGCAAGTGTGAAAGCAAGCTCCTGAACGGCCGTTGAACCGGCTTCGCGAATGTGGTAACCGGAGATGGAAATTGTGTTCCACTTCGGCACTTCTTTACTGCAATATTCAAAGATGTCAGTTATGATCCGCATGGATGCTTTGGGCGGATAAATATATGTACCACGCGCGGCGTATTCCTTCAGCAGGTCGTTTTGAATAGTCCCCGATATTTTTTTCAGATCGGCTCCCTGCTTTTTGGCCAGCGCGATATACATGGCCAGCAAAATGGAAGCTGTTGAGTTGATGGTCATGGAAGTGGTGATACTTTCGAGATTTATCCCTTCAAACAGTATTTCAATATCCTTCAACGAATCAATGGCCACTCCCGCCTTCCCCACTTCACCATCCGACATGGCATGATCAGAATCGTAACCAATCTGCGTTGGCAGGTCAAAAGCCACCGACAATCCTGTTGTGCCATTCTTTAACAGGTAATGGTAACGCTTGTTTGATTCTTCCGCTGTAGAAAATCCCGCGTACTGGCGCATTGTCCATAGCTTACTGCGGTACATGGTTTCCTGCACGCCGCGTGTAAAAGGAAATTT harbors:
- a CDS encoding rhomboid family intramembrane serine protease — its product is MGFHPNTRQFFRIVSFPLLFIVMLWAVRFADEAFDLNLVRYGIYPRRFSGLVGIILSPFIHASYSHLISNSVPLLFLGLIIFYFYYEVAFSAFFWVYISTGVWVWIAGRDAYHVGASGLIYSFVCFLFYSGLFRRKQSLMALSLLMIFLYGSLIWGVLPLQPKISWESHLLGAVAGFIIAFFLRKEGPQREKFDWENEADDDEDDDSGMSVVDDTPVEPRQPTIRYLYKPNDPSSDSEVKVS
- a CDS encoding methylmalonyl-CoA mutase family protein → MKEEERKDKFLTDSGIEIKRTYPKQDIPEEQPGKFPFTRGVQETMYRSKLWTMRQYAGFSTAEESNKRYHYLLKNGTTGLSVAFDLPTQIGYDSDHAMSDGEVGKAGVAIDSLKDIEILFEGINLESITTSMTINSTASILLAMYIALAKKQGADLKKISGTIQNDLLKEYAARGTYIYPPKASMRIITDIFEYCSKEVPKWNTISISGYHIREAGSTAVQELAFTLANGKAYLKATIEKGLDINMFAKRLSFFFNAHNNLFEEVAKFRAARRMWAKITKELGATDPRAQMLRFHTQTGGSTLTAQQPHNNITRVTIQALSAVLGGTQSLHTNGFDEAIALPTEEAARIALRTQQIIAYESGAADTVDPLAGSYFVEALTNEVEEQAWEYIRKIDAMGGSVSAIEQGYIQQEIAASSYKYQSEIQKNEKIIVGQNKFETEEKPLQNVFTIDDSVRLQQIEKIKKVKGERDNEKVAALLNKLGADARGTTNLMPTILSACESYATLGEIADVMRKVFGEYKS